The following proteins come from a genomic window of Triticum aestivum cultivar Chinese Spring chromosome 6A, IWGSC CS RefSeq v2.1, whole genome shotgun sequence:
- the LOC123129098 gene encoding phosphatidylinositol 4-phosphate 5-kinase 9, which translates to MTPPVALRNELQGVSSSARADLFRGASCNIESEVLATLANGQDPHASGTNTGFRVRHIRLPSGDTYSGTLLGSTPEGSGRYTWSDGTIYDGEWRTGMRHGQGKTLWPSGASYEGEYAGGYIYGEGTYTGQDNIVYKGRWKLNRKHGLGCQTYPNGDMFQGSWIQGEIQGHGKYTWENGNTYTGNMKNGKMSGKGTFTWKNGDSYEGNWLDGMMHGYGIYTWSDCGYYVGTWTRGLKDGKGTLYPSGCRVPAGDELYIKNLRNRGVLPDPRRQNHGSRILHSSSVDMGNMKVGINRDSASSRRNSSDSRNVSLERRWSLEVAIEKFIGNENSETSENIDDSELPILEREYMQGVLISEVVLDRSFSGSSKKAKRRQKKTVRETKKPGEAIIKGHRSYDLMLSLQLGIRYTVGKITPIQKREVRASDFGPRASFWMNFPKEGSRLTPSHPAEDFKWKDYCPMVFRNLREMFKIDAADYMISICGNSALRELSSPGKSGSVFFLSQDDRFMIKTLRKSEVQVLLRMLPNYYNHVHTYENTLITKFFGLHRVKPSSGQKFRFVVMGNMFCTELRIHRRFDLKGSSLGRSTDKIEIDENTTLKDLDLNYSFYLEPSWREALLKQIKTDSEFLKSQRIMDYSLLLGVHYRAPQHLRTRASYRRTMTAERLTVLSEEDAQEDDAFNYPEGLVLVQRANDENSVVVGPHIRGSRLRSSAAGFEEVDLLLPGTARVQIQLGVNMPARAEQIPKEEDSKSFYEVYDVVLYLGIIDILQEYNITKKIEHAVKSMQYDSVSISAVDPEFYSERFLKFIQTVFPENS; encoded by the exons ATGACACCCCCGGTGGCCCTTCGGAACGAGCTACAGGGGGTCTCCAGTTCAGCAAGGGCTGATCTGTTCCGAGGCGCCAGCTGCAACATCGAGAGTGAGGTGCTGGCAACTTTGGCAAATGGCCAGGACCCACATGCTTCAGGAACAAACACCGGCTTCAGAGTCAGACACATTAGGCTCCCCAGCGGGGATACCTACTCCGGTACATTGTTGGGAAGCACGCCGGAGGGTTCAGGGCGGTATACCTGGTCAGATGGTACTATTTATGATGGCGAGTGGAGGACGGGGATGAGGCATGGGCAAGGAAAGACGTTGTGGCCTTCCGGGGCCAGCTATGAGGGCGAGTATGCCGGTGGATACATATATGGTGAAGGCACGTACACTGGACAGGATAACATCGTCTACAAGGGACGGTGGAAGCTGAACCGTAAGCATGGTCTCGGATGCCAGACGTATCCTAATGGAGACATGTTCCAAGGTTCTTGGATTCAGGGAGAAATACAAGGTCACGGAAAGTACACATGGGAAAATGGGAACACGTACACCGGCAATATGAAAAATGGCAAGATGTCCGGAAAGGGAACATTTACTTGGAAAAACGGTGATTCGTACGAAGGCAACTGGTTAGATGGCATGATGCACGGGTATGGTATCTATACATGGAGTGATTGTGGGTACTATGTCGGAACCTGGACCAGGGGATTGAAGGATGGGAAAGGTACATTATATCCTAGTGGTTGCAGAGTGCCTGCTGGTGATGAGCTGTATATAAAAAACCTAAGGAACAGAGGTGTGCTGCCTGACCCTAGAAGGCAGAATCATGGTTCACGCATACTTCACTCTTCGTCAGTTGACATGGGAAATATGAAGGTTGGCATAAATCGGGACTCTGCCTCGTCTAGAAGGAACTCAAGTGATTCAAGAAATGTGTCCTTGGAAAGAAGGTGGAGTCTTGAGGTAGCTATTGAGAAATTCATCGGAAATGAGAATAGTGAAACCTCTGAAAACATTGATGATTCTGAGTTGCCTATACTTGAAAGGGAATACATGCAAGGTGTTCTAATCAGCGAGGTAGTACTTGACAGGAGTTTTTCGGGCTCATCCAAGAAGGCAAAGCGCCGGCAGAAGAAGACGGTGAGAGAGACTAAAAAACCCGGAGAGGCAATAATTAAGGGTCATAGAAGCTATGATCTAATGCTAAGCTTGCAGCTTGGAATCAG GTACACAGTTGGAAAGATAACACCCATTCAAAAACGTGAAGTTCGTGCTTCAGATTTTGGTCCAAGAGCAAGTTTCTGGATGAACTTCCCAAAGGAAGGATCACGACTTACTCCTTCGCATCCTGCAGAGGATTTTAAATGGAAGGACTATTGTCCCATGGTTTTCAG AAACTTGAGAGAGATGTTCAAGATTGATGCTGCCGATTATATGATCTCCATATGTGGAAATTCTGCACTTAGGGAGCTATCTTCTCCTGGAAAGAGTGGAAGTGTATTCTTCCTATCACAAGATGATCGGTTCATGATTAAGACTCTCCGGAAATCTGAAGTGCAG GTTCTTTTACGAATGCTTCCAAACTATTATAATCATGTCCATACTTACGAGAACACACTCATAACTAAGTTTTTTGGCCTGCACAGGGTAAAACCTTCTAGTGGTCAAAAG TTCCGTTTTGTTGTAATGGGAAATATGTTCTGCACAGAATTAAGAATTCACCGGAGATTTGATTTGAAAGGTTCATCCTTAGGCCGTTCTACTGACAAAATTGAAATCGATGAGAACACAACTCTGAAGGATTTGGATCTGAACTATTCCTTTTATCTGGAACCTTCTTGGCGAGAGGCTCTACTTAA GCAGATAAAGACCGATAGCGAATTTCTGAAGTCACAACGGATAATGGATTACAGTCTACTGCTTGGTGTCCATTACAGAGCTCCTCAGCATCTACGAACACGTGCTTCATATCGTCGAACCATGACAGCAGAGAGATTGACAGTTCTTTCAGAGGAAG ATGCCCAGGAGGATGATGCTTTTAACTACCCAGAAGGATTGGTTCTGGTTCAAAGAGCTAACGACGAGAACAGTGTGGTCGTTGGGCCCCATATAAGGGGAAGCCGATTGCGGTCGTCAGCTGCTGGATTTGAGGAAGTAGATCTCCTGCTTCCTGGCACAGCTAG GGTTCAGATCCAGCTGGGGGTGAACATGCCGGCGAGGGCGGAGCAGATCCCCAAGGAGGAGGACAGCAAGTCGTTCTACGAGGTGTACGACGTGGTGCTCTACCTGGGCATCATCGACATCCTGCAGGAgtacaacatcaccaagaagatcgAGCACGCCGTCAAGTCGATGCAGTACGACTCGGTCTCCATCTCCGCGGTCGACCCCGAGTTCTACTCGGAGCGCTTCCTCAAGTTCATCCAGACCGTCTTCCCCGAGAACTCGTAG
- the LOC123129099 gene encoding NAC domain-containing protein 78 — MSSSSPPAAAEEVPMAPGFRFHPTDEELVSYYLRRRVLGRRLRIDAIAEVDLYRLEPWDLPPLSRIRSRDAQWYFFARLDRKVAGAGAGGRGGPGNRTNRATPRGYWKTTGKDREVFHRGRAVGMKKTLVFHAGRAPKGDRTNWVMHEYRLLDNDGPQDMHVVCRIFQKVGSGPQNGAQYGAPYMEEEWENEDDAIENTPTSGTSTEMLAITDTASAESNVEDEHIFSGINERVQTPEVLIPQEIAPLQAIAPPQAQDFNGTGMVSYADGDVPLDEILQEPVSDVSADNTGEPEEQSPLDDHFSLADLSGCPNQDDGYVCQAGPIMFSDPSNGDQAYYPMRTYGNRNHAYRALSAEEFSDTGNGTNAYSGQQQACPSDDQNLYSGLQQACPSDEQNLYLPTNGLPFPQQMDDNAPFYEASSDHKWENGKDDYVNVDDISLFEDDDIMALLNASDNDFSLDLLGPVDGSNSQLPAASNFDQKDEAKAQYGASSSGSRENLYPDTMVPDVPMDDNAGKRYFTNMLGSYPAPPAMASEFPPTTGKSIAALSRPSQIRVTAGIVQLGDHSFTGNEGSWPLQKNGVFNLLLSFTVESNVSTKSITFDDEPAATRVSTVPTVLRGGLYLFFVSAMILMLSFKVGSCIYSR; from the exons ATGAGCTCGTCGTCTCCGCCCGCGGCGGCCGAGGAGGTGCCGATGGCGCCGGGCTTCCGCTTCCACCCGACGGACGAGGAGCTGGTCTCCTACTACCTGCGCCGCCGCGTCCTCGGCCGGCGCCTCCGGATCGACGCCATCGCCGAGGTCGACCTCTACCGGCTCGAGCCCTGGGACCTGCCGCCGCTCTCGCGCATCCGCAGCCGCGACGCGCAGTGGTACTTCTTCGCGCGCCTCGACCGCAAggtggccggcgccggcgccggcggccgcggGGGCCCCGGCAACCGCACCAACCGCGCCACGCCGCGCGGCTACTGGAAGACCACGGGCAAGGACCGCGAGGTGTTCCACCGCGGCCGCGCCGTGGGGATGAAGAAGACCCTCGTCTTCCACGCCGGCCGCGCCCCCAAGGGCGACCGCACCAACTGGGTCATGCACGAGTACCGCCTCCTCGACAACGACGGGCCCCAG GATATGCATGTGGTGTGTAGAATCTTCCAGAAGGTTGGATCTGGGCCTCAGAATGGAGCACAGTATGGTGCACCATACATGGAGGAGGAATGGGAAAATGAGGATGATGCAATTGAGAATACACCTACCAGTGGTACATCCACTGAAATGCTTGCGATCACAGATACTGCTAGTGCGGAATCAAATGTGGAAGATGAGcacatattttctggaattaatgaGCGTGTGCAA ACCCCAGAAGTGCTCATCCCACAAGAAATTGCTCCTCTCCAAGCAATCGCTCCTCCCCAAGCTCAAGATTTTAATGGGACTGGAATGGTCAGCTATGCTGACGGTGATGTTCCTCTGGACGAGATTTTGCAGGAGCCTGTGTCAGATGTCAGTGCTGACAATACAGGTGAACCTGAAGAGCAGAGTCCCCTTGATGATCATTTCAGTCTTGCGGATTTGTCTGGATGCCCAAATCAAGATGATGGATATGTATGTCAGGCTGGCCCTATCATGTTTAGTGACCCATCAAATGGTGATCAGGCATATTATCCAATGAGAACTTATGGTAATCGAAACCATGCCTATCGGGCTCTTAGTGCCGAGGAGTTCTCCGACACAGGAAATGGTACCAATGCGTATTCAGGACAGCAGCAAGCTTGTCCTTCAGATGACCAGAACTTGTATTCAGGACTGCAGCAAGCTTGTCCTTCAGATGAGCAGAACTTGTATTTGCCAACCAATGGTCTGCCATTTCCACAGCAAATGGATGACAACGCGCCGTTTTATGAGGCATCAAGCGATCACAAATGGGAAAATGGAAAGGATGATTATGTAAATGTGGATGACATTTCTCTCTTTGAGGATGATGATATCATGGCTCTCTTAAATGCCTCAGACAACGATTTCAGTTTAGATCTTTTGGGCCCAGTTGACGGATCTAATTCTCAACTTCCAGCAGCATCGAACTTTGACCAAAAG GATGAAGCAAAGGCTCAATATGGCGCGTCTTCGTCTGGTTCCCGTGAGAACCTTTATCCAGACACCATGGTTCCAG ATGTGCCAATGGATGACAATGCTGGCAAAAGATACTTCACAAACATGCTGGGTTCATACCCAGCCCCACCTGCAATGGCTTCTGAATTCCCGCCAACCACAGGAAAATCCATCGCTGCGCTCAGCAGGCCTAGTCAGATTCGTGTCACGGCGGGCATCGTCCAGCTCGGCGACCACAGTTTCACCGGCAACGAGGGCAGCTGGCCCCTGCAGAAGAACGGAGTCTTCAACCTGCTCCTTTCTTTCACCGTGGAGAGCAACGTGTCAACGAAGTCCATTACTTTCGACGACGAGCCAGCTGCTACACGGGTGAGCACCGTCCCGACGGTGCTGCGCGGCGGCCTATACCTCTTCTTTGTCTCGGCCATGATCCTCATGTTGAGTTTCAAAGTAGGGTCCTGCATCTACAGCAGGTAA